A stretch of the Vigna radiata var. radiata cultivar VC1973A chromosome 7, Vradiata_ver6, whole genome shotgun sequence genome encodes the following:
- the LOC106767744 gene encoding UPF0481 protein At3g47200, with amino-acid sequence MSETPYLNQNFHELKKAKETPQNTVPKIQKVAHYLRDRKHSKKHYSPRLISIGPIHHGEPNLKLGEKYKLMWAAKYLESTQQDAETLYEKFAIHVNQLKERYAEDVIRDFGGDDEKLSRMLFVDGCSLLQILDKGNLSRPEDLNVKVDQLVLVWQDVLLLENQLPYEVLKLLSGHQNDDTLINSMNKFLKCHHLSPKQREKIHGTTKFKKNEDRVSDEDGDPSVYVRNEDSLCQEHRIDIRKESPFHLLDQLRRYIVGDAKKEAQHKKGDAENGERDKKKDDDLDMMTYRNIEELRAAGIKLKVKKSRKLSDISFXYRWMWLRAELTLPEITVDDTTAPTFHNLIAYEMCPDFQNNFEISSFVAFMDSLIDHPEDVKELRSAKVLRNELGSDEEVAKLFNTISADLVPNSESYLGVRRKIEKHYRKRYRAWLALGYHTYFSNPWSIIAFFAALLALVLTFIQAWFAIHPVC; translated from the exons ATGAGTGAGACACCATACCTCAACCAGAACTTTCATGAACTAAAAAAGGCAAAGGAGACACCACAAAATACAGTTCCAAAGATACAAAAGGTAGCACATTATCTCCGAGATCGAAAGCATTCGAAGAAGCATTACTCCCCCAGGTTGATTTCTATTGGTCCAATCCATCATGGAGAACCGAATCTGAAACTGGGGGAAAAATACAAGCTTATGTGGGCAGCAAAGTACCTTGAAAGCACCCAGCAAGATGCTGAAACTCTGTATGAAAAGTTTGCAATACACGTCAACCAATTGAAAGAACGGTATGCTGAGGATGTTATCAGAGACTTCGGTGGTGATGATGAAAAGCTCTCGCGGATGCTATTTGTGGACGGATGTTCTCTGCTTCAAATCCTGGACAAGGGAAACCTCAGTCGTCCCGAAGACTTGAATGTTAAGGTTGACCAACTGGTTCTTGTGTGGCAGGATGTGCTTTTGCTAGAGAATCAGCTTCCCTATGAAGTGCTTAAACTCTTGTCAGGCCACCAGAATGATGACACACTGATAAACAGCATGAACAAGTTTCTTAAGTGCCATCATTTGTCACCAaagcaaagagaaaaaattcATGGCACGACCAAGTTTAAGAAAAACGAAGACAG agTATCGGATGAAGATGGGGACCCAAGTGTTTATGTTAGGAATGAAGACTCCCTTTGTCAAGAACACAGAATAGACATAAGAAAGGAGTCACCTTTTCATCTTCTCGATCAGCTTCGCAGGTACATCGTCGGTGACGCTAAAAAGGAAGCCCAACATAAGAAAGGTGACGCAGAAAACGGGGAAAGGGACAAGAAAAAAGATGATGATTTGGACATGATGACATACAGGAACATAGAGGAGCTGAGAGCTGCAGGGATTAAACTGAAGGTGAAAAAGTCACGGAAGCTGAGTGACATCTCCTTCTNTTATCGCTGGATGTGGTTGCGTGCTGAACTGACACTGCCAGAGATCACAGTTGATGACACAACAGCTCCTACTTTTCACAACCTGATAGCGTATGAGATGTGTCCAGATTTTCAGAACAACTTCGAGATTAGTTCCTTTGTGGCTTTCATGGACTCGCTGATCGACCACCCTGAGGATGTGAAGGAGCTGAGATCAGCGAAGGTTCTGCGCAATGAACTTGGGAGTGATGAGGAAGTGGCGAAGCTCTTCAACACCATAAGCGCTGACTTGGTGCCTAACAGTGAGAGCTATTTAGGTGTTAGacggaaaattgaaaagcattaCAGGAAGAGATACAGGGCATGGCTTGCTCTTGGTTATCATACATATTTCAGCAACCCTTGGTCAATCATTGCTTTCTTTGCTGCACTTCTTGCTCTAGTTCTCACTTTCATCCAAGCTTGGTTTGCCATTCACCCTGTTTGTTGA